Proteins from one Anastrepha obliqua isolate idAnaObli1 chromosome 2, idAnaObli1_1.0, whole genome shotgun sequence genomic window:
- the LOC129239251 gene encoding transmembrane emp24 domain-containing protein 2 → MNCKTLGTLCALIVLQFLRASEAFIVTVDAHNEECFFEKVEGGTKFGVTFEVIEGGFLDIDIKITGPDDNIIHESEKESSGKYTFSAVSTGIYRACFNNERSSMTPKLVMFSIEVSESQHRAAGAPSEEEVGHTKLEDMIQQLSGTLTGVKHEQEYMHVRDKIHRSINESTNSRVVLWSTFEALVLVLMTIGQVYYLKRFFEVKRVV, encoded by the exons ATGAACTGCAAAACGCTCGGCACTTTGTGTGCGCTAATTGTACTGCAATTTCTACGTGCCAGCGAGGCCTTCATTGTGACGGTTGACGCACACAATGAAGAGTGCTTCTTCGAGAAGGTGGAAGGCGGTACCAAATtcg GAGTTACATTCGAAGTAATCGAAGGCGGCTTCCTCGATATTGACATCAAAATTACTGGGCCAGATGATAATATTATACATGAGAGTGAAAAAGAATCTTCTGGGAAATATACTTTTTCCGCCGTCTCAACAGGTATTTATCGTGCCTGCTTCAACAATGAGCGCAGCAGCATGACACCAAAATTGGTCATGTTCTCGATCGAGGTAAGCGAATCACAGCATCGAGCAGCGGGTGCGCCCAGCGAAGAAGAGGTGGGTCACACCAAATTGGAGGATATGATTCAGCAATTGTCAGGCACGCTGACGGGTGTCAAGCATGAGCAAGAATACATGCAT GTGCGTGACAAAATCCATCGCTCAATTAACGAGAGTACAAACTCGCGTGTTGTCTTGTGGTCAACTTTCGAGGCGCTGGTGTTAGTGCTAATGACCATCGGGCAAGTGTACTACCTGAAACGCTTCTTCGAAGTAAAACGTGTTGTATAA